The Thalassophryne amazonica chromosome 6, fThaAma1.1, whole genome shotgun sequence genome includes a region encoding these proteins:
- the bhlhe23 gene encoding class E basic helix-loop-helix protein 23: MNVSDENLLKSISNDALLDLTQRYGQSAFGFGAGHGAGSPGRYPLTPAADFLSGQGAKSNESGGEHTSDDEDGFDSLESRKRGSSFGDDKPGGPLAKKSKEQRSLRLSINARERRRMHDLNDALDGLRAVIPYAHSPSVRKLSKIATLLLAKNYILMQAQALEEMRRLVAYLNQGQTITSPIPTALAPFGQAAVYPFSGSAIATCAEKCTTYSSTPSSLFKHCNDKP, translated from the coding sequence ATGAATGTGAGCGATGAGAACCTGCTCAAGTCCATCAGCAACGACGCGCTCCTGGACCTGACGCAGCGCTACGGACAGTCCGCGTTCGGATTTGGCGCTGGCCATGGTGCTGGAAGTCCCGGCCGGTACCCGCTCACTCCGGCTGCCGATTTCCTCTCGGGACAAGGTGCGAAGTCTAATGAGAGCGGCGGGGAGCACACGAGCGACGACGAGGACGGCTTCGACTCGCTGGAGTCACGGAAGAGGGGCTCATCCTTTGGGGACGACAAACCCGGGGGGCCCCTGGCCAAGAAGTCCAAGGAGCAGCGCTCCCTGCGGCTCAGCATCAACGCCCGCGAGCGGCGGAGGATGCACGACCTGAATGACGCGCTGGACGGCCTGCGCGCCGTTATCCCGTACGCGCACAGCCCGTCGGTGAGAAAACTCTCCAAAATAGCCACTCTGCTCCTGGCTAAGAACTACATCCTCATGCAGGCTCAGGCTCTGGAGGAAATGAGGCGGCTGGTGGCGTATCTGAACCAGGGACAGACCATTACGTCGCCGATCCCCACCGCCCTGGCGCCTTTTGGACAGGCTGCCGTCTACCCGTTCTCGGGCTCTGCCATCGCAACCTGTGCTGAAAAGTGCACGACTTACTCCAGCACGCCGTCGAGTCTCTTCAAACACTGTAACGACAAGCCTTAA